One genomic segment of Bacillota bacterium includes these proteins:
- the serC gene encoding 3-phosphoserine/phosphohydroxythreonine transaminase: MNRVYNFSAGPSVLPEEVMKIAQSEMLCYGTSGMSVMEMSHRSKDFEAIIGSAEELLRELMGIPSNYKVLFLQGGASMQFAAIPMNLMTKYGKAQFINTGMWSKKAIAEAKRFGIADVVATSEDKNFSYVPKVPASAFSQDVDYVYTCANNTIFGTRYNYVPETGNVPLVSDMSSCILSEPVDVSKYGLIFAGAQKNMGPAGLTVVIVREDLIGKEMEKTPTMLKYSTQAENGSMYNTPPTYAVYICKLVLEWLKAKGGLTAMQKINEEKAAILYKFLEESKMFNSTTVKEDRSLMNIPFVTGNDDLDKLFVKEATAAGFVNIKGHRSVGGMRASIYNAMPVEGVSKLVEFMKEFEVKNK; encoded by the coding sequence GATGCTGTGCTATGGCACCAGCGGCATGTCCGTTATGGAGATGAGTCATCGATCTAAAGACTTTGAAGCAATCATAGGCTCAGCTGAGGAACTGCTGCGTGAACTCATGGGTATTCCCTCAAACTATAAAGTGCTCTTTTTACAGGGCGGCGCATCGATGCAGTTCGCGGCTATTCCGATGAACCTGATGACAAAGTACGGAAAGGCACAGTTCATCAACACAGGCATGTGGTCTAAAAAAGCTATCGCTGAAGCAAAACGCTTTGGTATCGCAGATGTTGTCGCAACAAGTGAAGACAAGAATTTCTCCTATGTTCCAAAGGTTCCGGCATCCGCATTTTCACAGGATGTCGACTATGTCTACACCTGCGCCAATAACACAATATTCGGCACACGTTATAACTACGTTCCTGAAACAGGAAACGTTCCCCTTGTATCGGATATGTCCTCATGCATTCTTTCCGAGCCTGTAGATGTTTCAAAATACGGTCTTATCTTTGCGGGCGCTCAGAAGAATATGGGACCTGCGGGACTTACCGTTGTCATCGTCCGTGAAGATCTTATCGGCAAAGAGATGGAAAAGACACCGACAATGCTCAAATATTCGACACAGGCAGAAAACGGCTCAATGTACAACACACCACCTACATACGCTGTCTATATATGCAAGCTCGTGCTTGAATGGCTGAAGGCTAAGGGCGGACTTACCGCTATGCAGAAGATCAACGAGGAAAAGGCCGCTATCCTCTATAAATTCCTTGAAGAATCCAAGATGTTCAATTCCACAACAGTTAAAGAAGACCGCTCGCTTATGAACATTCCGTTCGTTACAGGCAATGACGATCTTGACAAGCTGTTCGTTAAGGAAGCCACCGCTGCTGGTTTTGTCAATATCAAAGGTCACCGTTCAGTCGGCGGCATGAGAGCAAGCATCTACAACGCTATGCCGGTCGAAGGCGTTTCAAAACTCGTTGAATTTATGAAGGAATTCGAAGTTAAAAATAAGTAA